The Liolophura sinensis isolate JHLJ2023 chromosome 8, CUHK_Ljap_v2, whole genome shotgun sequence sequence TAAAAGGTCAACAGTGTCTTTGATAGTAACTGTTTTAGAGtggcttggaaatataaaaatagtcagtGGGTTTTTAATTTCACAGCAACACAATGATTAGCGAGGCcatagtttttaaatacagagtTTCGGTTTCAATGTGCAGCCAGTTCTTGTAGGAGACACTTACATTAGATTTCCcgtgattcagttcacaatttccacccaagaggttgacatgtttctccaccaggtggcgcaagcttctacagatgatgtaacatgtgtaatgtgctatggagactagctatagggaagttacATACTTTTAAGTAATGGCtctagggaagttgcatacttgtAGGTAATGGCtctagggaagttgcatacttctaggtaatggctctagggaagttgcatacttctaggtaatggctCTAggaaagttgcatacttctaggtgaTGGACTTCAGATTTCACTTCATAACTGTATTAAGTTTAATAATGTCACTTTTTGTCCTGTTCAGTTGATGATAGATGGTCTCATGGTGTCAGCTGAATTTACTTTTTGCCCCCTTCTGTTCCCGAGTGAAAATTCTTGTTCATTAATTATATCCCAGAAATACTAGCCTCAAGGGGACAATTATTTGTCACATTAATGTGACTATCCCTAATAGTTGTATTGTAGATTGTAGCTGATTTTTAGATAGTGCCTAATCAGTAAACCTGACCTAACTGATGAATGACAAAGTCAGacatttaattaaaatgtttttattaactAGCCAGAGATGAATAATGACAAAATTCTCTTCATTTTCAGGATGGCCAGGTGTCTTTCTGGACATCAAATCTAGAGCAGAAACGAAAATTGAAACCACTGATGGTGAGTATATTAAAAACAGCCTTCATTGATGCTACATATTCATGAATGTGAataatttatgtacaaattataaTGAAATAAGTGTACATCATAGATATATTCATCATAAGATAGGGATAACATTGATCTCGTCTcatcatttattatattattcatttcCGTATTGCAACTTTTAAATTTCAGCACACGACAGGATAATATATTCAGGTGTAAGATATAAGAAAATGTAGAGAGTACACAcagattttttgtatatttacaggAAACTACAAGCAGACAAAAACCAAAATGGATCACAGATTTTGTGATAATGACACAGTACAATAAATTTATTGTCAGCACTGGGTATGTATATTCAGGAATTCCACTATTACAACTTAATCATGATTTCAgtaggggagtttcaagtttgaactcttttgtcgtttaAGGTACAAACAGTcctgctgtatcatgtgactgatcaacctttgttgacattgatTTACTTATCACAGAAGTCTGATTAATAGACTTTTGCCAATCATCTATAGGCACATATAATTCTGGAGGCACAAAAGACAACTCTTTAAATACTTTACAAGTTCACTAATGTTCATCTCCTCAGTTTTATGCACTGTTTTTCTACTccaaataactttttgtgaaagttttttttttttcagaatgttagTTGCCCAGCATTTCTGTATTATATGTTGctatgtaacaaaaaaaaatggtgcttgAAGTCTGTTGAATTTTTCATATATGTACTACTACTGCTTAcatgaattttcaaaaatttgtgCATGTAAAGACATTCTACGAATTCCCGACCACTTCATTCTCCATGTTTAGATTGTGTTTCATGTCATTGTGATGTACTTTGTAGTGACCGAGAGTTACAGTTCTTTGAGCTCTCCTCCCTAGAGCCATACTGCCAGATTGGGGGCTTAGAGACCGTCCCCCTCAAGTTAGATTACTGGTGAGTGTGCTTTCTgatgagtacatgtactgttaagaGTGAGTAGACCAACAAACCAGTGTTAATTGGGCAGCGCTCATGGTGGCAATCACCCAGTTTCAAggaatttctttttattgttaATCCTTGGTGGttcatttaaaacattgatGAGATGGAATTATccttaaattatatttatgtcCGTCCaattaaatttttcaaaaaaattgtgtatgcttgcacatttctagcatgaatgatatgaaaatgttacaatattttATACCCCCTGTATTTTGCCCCTCTCACGTTCTCCACTTATGGACATTTTCAGCTCCACGGGTCATGACGAGTGTCTGTTGCTGTATGGAGACAGTCAAGGCTGTGTGAATATCCTCGTTATGACATCTGTAGGTGAATGTTTGAGGTAGGTGTTGTAATAACATTTAGACAAAGTGTTACTGATTCTGATGAATTTCTAACCATCAGGGCTTGAAAGAAAAGTTGTAAAATTCATAAATCAGTTTGGTTGGTGTATTGAATAAAATTGTTGTCTGTAGATACTCCCTTACGCCATAGACACACCACTAACGCACCACATCCAAACCATAAACATACCATAGGCAAACCACAGGCACTCTACAGGCGAGCTTGTCATTATACTCTTTAAGACCTGTTCtcagctttaaaaaaaatgccacCGCAAATAAGAGTACTGTATTTCTCTTAAAGTTTAGCCTTTTTTATTCATGTGACATTTCATCTAATAAAAACCTAAAAACTTGTAAAGTTAATTTCTTATGAGGAAAACTTAATTATTGCCATTAGAAGGATAATTtgaaggcctttatgtgcttccgAAAGCGCATTTATACAGGCCAAACATTAGGTGTAATACTGTAAACTGTTTTCGAGTTTATACAGAAGGAACGAATACAACAAATTGCTAGTGACTAAGCTGTGATCAGTAATGATTAACACTGTAATGATTTGCAGGACATGGAAAAAGTTACCAAAGCATGAAGGATTCATAGCCAGTGTTAGCCTGGATGCCGTAGCCAGTGGACCTCATGTTCAGTTTATACGCTGGAGTGTTCACGGTGACTGGATACAGCAGGTGAGTGGTAGATTGAGGCCTTTGCTTCTGTCCTGTATTTGTGATGATGGAAGTctgccttatacatgtatctgtgttgtcatctacatgtagcccTCACCATCATAATAGTCAGTGATGTCTCATCGGCTTATCTGGCCCTATGATTTTGGCGGCATGTCTAACTTGAAAGTTGTATTGGCCTATCTTTCCCAGCGAAGTCACAGTGATTCATCTAGCCCTAAAGTCACAGTCGCCTGAAAGGGCCTTATAATCAGTGTGTCCAATCCAGTGTAAAAGTTCAGCCCTGAAGTTGATATGGCCCATCCAGTTCGGAAGTCAATAAAGCCGGTCCTGAAGTCAATATGGCCCACCCAGTCCTGAAGTCAAGATGGCCCATCCAGTCCTGAATTCAATATGGTCCATCCAATCCTGAAGCCAATATGGCCCGTCTAGTCCTGAAATCAACATGGCCCATCCAGTCCAATATTAAATCCAATCATGAAGTCAAGAAGTCCAGGTGGCCTTTGCATGTCTAAAGCTGTTCAGTTGGCCTATCCAGTTTTATTGACCCATGTCATTAAACTGATTGCTATCATAACACAAGTTAATGTTGTGTATCTGAGAAAGCAGTTTAAACTGCCAATTAATTCATGAAATCAGTGTTATTAGAGCTGTTTGCACTggttttgatgtttttgtttttcttttatttccagTTGAAATATTATCATGAGATGAGGCAGGTGATTTCTTGTTCAAACAATGCAAATTCCGCTCTGGTCATAGGTATGTCAGCTTTGGATGTTTTTGTTCACTGTGATCATTATAGGACCTTCCATGAATGTCACTGCATTGCTTCATAGTTGTCTTAACATTACAGCATTGATATGTCCATTTTCATTAAAGTATCACAGCCGTTCATGTACCTCAACCATTCTTGTACCCCAAAACAACTATCAGATGCCATCAAGTGAATAAActgatattattttaaaatctttcaaaggttacattgttgttgttggtgtatTCAGGATGCACCACAGGAAGTACCCATGTGGAGCAGCAGTTAAAGGAAGTGGGCAACGCCGCTGGAGGGGCAGAGAGGCCGAGGGCAAAGGTCAACTTTGCCTACGCGACCACGAAGCCGCGTCTGGATGCTGATCAGACTGTGTTCAAAGTGTACAAGGGAGTGAAGTGTTTTGACTTCTCCAAGAGGAGGAATATCCTAGTCACAGGGGGTGAGGATCAGAGATCTGGTAGCAGTCACAGTGTTATTGGAATCTTTTAagctatattttttatttcagtcagTTTTCTGTAAACCAGTAAGTATCAGTGTAGTATAAACTACTGGGCCGAAGCTGCATGTTGGCCATCTGGTAGGCAGCACATAGGTGCATAGATATAGCTATATGCCTTGGCCATATGTCCATCACTAGTCCAGCTAGATCATTTCCAACTCTGTGACGGACTGACAATTTTGAAggatttatttaatgttttagtTTGggttattttattgtattttattggaCCAACAAACCATAGTACACAGGTACAATAATAGTCATGTCttaacacaaataatacagactTGATTCAGTACAGCAAAACGAAATGTAGCTGCTAAAATTGAAAGGCAAAAAACAGGTATAACTTTGCACTAACTAGTGTCATAAATTTTCTGTACATTGATTCTTACAATTTCTGCCataatttcattattaaaataataataattctttttCAAGGGTTCTAAGCCAGCATATGTTGCTGCAAAATGTTTTGATAGTTTTCTGTATGTTTGAATCTTTCTCAAgtgtttcagtgttttttttgttattttgttattcaGGTATGGACAGAATAGTACGGATGTGGAATCCCTATGTACCTCTGTAAGTGTCCTACTCTGTCAGTCTTAAATTTTAgcttttctgttaaaactaaaatttcacaacactgatttttgcatgtaaaaataaactgtcaCAAAGCTAATCTGACCATGATAATTTTTGGTTCAACAAAGAAAGAAGACATGTCATAAATTCccagaaaaaaatctttttttgtgcattcattcattaagtTTGGGCTTCTCTCATTTTCTGTTGGTGGCTCCTGCATTTCTCTGCCACTCATCTATGTCTTTGTGGTTTTCAGTAAACCTACAGGGATGTTGAGAGGTCATAATGCTCCTATCTTCTATTTGTTTATTGCTGAGGAAGACAACCGTGTCTTCAGTATATCCACAGACAAGTGCATCAAGGTACGACACTGGATGCTTGTTCTTGTACATGAATGTTAGTCCGCTATACGTATGTATGATGATAGTAAGTTAGCTTGTTATTTAGGTGGGGGTCTCTGTGTGCCAGCACGATGCAGTGAACCCATAGCCTCTCAGTTAGGTGGGCGCTGTGTTTAAGTCcggttcatgctggctttctctccagctaTATGTCTGCCAGGAGTCTGCGGAAGGTCAGGGTTTTCCCTGAGCCTGGTTTCCCCCTACCATGATGGTGGCTGCCCTCTTAtagtgaaataatatttttgacaaccttATATGTTGGTACAAAGAATCATGGCGGTTATGCCATCAGCTGTTCATGGATCCcaggtgacagtaagcagtgcTTGTAGGGAGATTCAGGTCATCTTACATGGAGTTAGGTAGAGGtaacttgccttccaccaatatgtcgCACACATAAAAATCAGTGTACCTTACGTGAgagagtttgtcagttacttgccaaagtcTGGTGGTTTACCTTGGGCATACCAGTTTCCAACTACCACTGTGAAAGTGactgctgtggtataagtgaaaagttctggGTATGTTGTTAAGCTAttaatcaggtaaataaatgaataaagttgTCACTTATTCAAGTAAATTTGTTAGTTGCTTTGCTTTTCTTTTGTCCCAGATCAATATGGCATCTCTGTTTAGGTTTCTTGGTGTGGTTTGATGTTGGTTTATATTGTTACATGTTTCAATTCAGTTGTTTTAGTTTCCCTCATTAACAATGCATTGATTCTTTCGTTCATCCATTTCCTGAATGTGTCTCTGCTCTCACTTAAGATATGGGACATCCAGGACCAGAGTTGTCTGTTGACCGTCCGTCCTAAGGGACACAAGATCAGAGGGGACCTTCAGGCTATTCACTACTCCCCGGTCACTAAGGCCCTGGCTGTATCAACAGATCAGATTGCCGTCCTCAGCTTAAGGCTCAGGTGACTATCTTAATAAGCATTGAGGAAATTCGTCTCAAACTACTTTATTACCTGGCGTGTGTAAAATTTAAGACCTCTTGTGAGGAGGCATGCTGTCTAGTGGCTTGACCCTACCTGCTCAAGACTTCATGAGAAACTTGACACACCTGTGTTTCACAGCTTCCCTTATGAATGCTTGATCaggtgtggaggaaaccaagaagCTGGAAAGTGTGCTAGAATTTTGGCGGTGAGGAATAAAATTCtggattgttttcttttctgagaTTGGACAAAGATGAAGATTCTGAAGAGCTACACTCTGATGAGTATCTTGACCTACCTGTTCAGTCCATGTTGCAAATCAAATACATCCATGACCTGGTGTTGTGCCCACAGCTAATCATCACCATACTTAACAGTGCAGaacacaaaattttgtccatgccaATGTTGCTCAagtgaaaaaataatattttggatATATCAAAATGTAAAGAGTCTGTAGTAAAAAATGTACTTCTCCCTTCATTGATCCAGGCCTTGCTTTGTCTGAGGTTATTCTTTTATCATTATACAggatggtgttgttgttgttgtaggccaATTCTCCACGCTGACATAGCAATAACCCACAAGGAGCCTGTGACCTGTGTTAGGTACAACCCTAGCTTCAGACAGGTGGTCACATGCTCTGAGGGATCGGTTAGTATGCAAGGACATTCCTTATTGTAATGACAGTTTatcaaggggcataactctcTATGCTCGTGCAGCGCATTGACTGAGGAATGTCTCACTAGTGTGGTCGCTTTGGATTTatgctcatgctggcctctGGATGGTCGTGTGGGCCTCCCGTGggttctacccagtttcctctcaccataatgctgactgccagagtttaattgaaatattttcgcATACGTCAtgaaacatcattcaaataaaggAACCTCTGTGTTCATGTAGAAATATAAAGGAAAACTTAAGTCaagtttttaaaagaaaaaaactaaatatattttcaatgcAAGATAGCCTTGTCTTGTTGCTACATTGATTGTTAAGGATGAAGATGGGATAGAAATCTGTTTCaaactgataaaataaataaatatattactgacagactttcggTGCAATTTCATGCAGGTGATCAAGCTATGGGACTTTGACACAGGCAGTCCTATCTTTGAGTATGGAGAGGCCCATGACAATGATGCAATAACCTGTATGACATTTGATAATACTGGCAGAAGGTAGGTTTCCGGGAAGTTCTTTAGCAGTTTTGCAGTATGGATAAACTGACAGAGCCCTTTTGTAGAGCCCACAATTTGACATTGTGTGTAATGTAAGCTTATCTTGAAATTCATACTATAGACATGGATTTACAGACGTGCACATTGTATTGTAACATAGAAATTCTAGTCATGGTGCTGTCAAAATCTTCTCTCTTGTTCATATCCATATTCAGTCCTGGCCCAGCAATgataaatacagaacatttgcaaTGTCCAGGTTAACTCTTCatcccttgtgttttttttttcaaatttagtaAAATTGGAATATCTGCAGTAGACATGATATTGAGATTGGAATCTCTTTGTCTGAGCTTATGACTGTCTAGGtaaggtgtatacatgtatatgtgttatacATAACATATCTTATACCTGACTTACAGGCTGATCACTGGAGGCCGAGATGGATGCATGAGGATTTGGAATTACAACAATGGACATTGTCTACGAGTGCTCAAGAAAGGTGAATATAGAAGTACCTGTGATAGTAAAACTTAAGTCAAATCATAAAATTATTAATGTAATTGCAGTTGTATCTACTTCCTAATATCTAATTCCTGAACCtattcacatatgaaagagcaaatttcagtgcaatttatgtttatttttaatcttatcttggagacaaaactacattggttgcatGGGCCAGGTTCagagctttacaaaaagtataattttctcTATCAAAagagagtaatgccttcagaatatgctcgaataaacaccttgcaaacaagcaaaaaggttgaagagttacagtatcTTCACCTCCCATCAATCTTATTGTCTTATACACAAACTTTACAAGgaaatgcaaatttgttttcacactCAATACTTTTGTACATTAAATTTTTAAGCTAACTTTGATGGCTGCATAGAATGACAAGATGTAATATTTGCAagtgttgtgtgtgtttatatctaCAGCTGACACTAACGAGGAAGTGTGTGCCTGTTCTTATGTAGAGATGAACAGGAACAGGTGAGGAAACAGGCAGAATGTGAGGTGGTTGTCAGTGTAACTACTCCCCAGACTGGCGTCAAGTtcatctgtttaaaaaaaacttaaatattcattttagGGTTTATAATTAATGACTGAAGCAAATTGTTCTGTAATTATCATAAATTGGATACACAATTCCTGCTTTAAACCTGGGCAGCATTTGATTTATCTAGTATAAAGCTGCAATGAGATAGATAAGTTAATAAATATCAATGCTCAATCAGGCATCTTATATGCAAAAtagttattgaaataaatttaaaaatgaatttcattgGATACAATTTTTAAAAGTGGTGAATTATTTTGGTCACTGTCACGTATTGTCAGagagatatttatttgttttacagtagcCTTCAGGTGCCTTAATGAATCTTTGGAAGTCATCTAAAACCTTACCTGtagaaaaaattgtattttcttATCCAGGTATGTGATAGCTGTGGGATGGGACAGAAGAATTAACATCTATTCTGATTCACTAGACGGCAATATCCACCACGTCCAGCACCCACTGCCCAAATGGGCAGACGACCTGGTGAGTCTGTAATACTGTACTCATAAACATCTGGGCCCAGGTGAATTCTCCAAAATCAGTGtctaacagcagcagttttagttcatatttgataTACACTACATAAGTTTTtataggctaagtacaaaattaaagacttgGCCTAAGGTTAAAACTTGTAATAAGTCTTAAACCAATTTTGAACGAGCGTGCTCTGATGAAATTCTGTCTTCAGTTTAATCGCCAGTTTGATGGAAAGTGGCTATGATAGACAAGATAACAGTTACATATTAGGTTTGTTCGGTTAATACCATTGAACCAGTTAGGATTAGCTTGTGATTTCAACTTTTGTACAACCTTAGCCTTTATAATGACCTCCGGTGAATCCAGCCTTTGGTTCTTTAAATCACAATTTAAGGTGCATGCCTTTCAATCGCTATAACACACAGTGTAAGAGTTCAAAATCAGACTTAGGTAGAGAATTTGCAGATTCCCCTGCTCTCATGGTTCCCAGTTTATGACATTTGTATAAGACCACATGTCTTGTATCATGTTGTGCAGATTTGTAcaacatactcaagaagtttgtCATTAGCTTGCCCAAGGTTAGTGGTTTATGCTGGGCTATCCAATTTCCTGcacctacatgtgtatctcaTATAAGTGTTCTTGATCGTCTCTTGATCTGTTATCCACATATTGGTCGTGTGTGTTATTTGCCATTTGATCCCATGAATGTTTTGTGATTGTCCTCAGAGAAATGGCCACAAGGAGGACATCCTGTCTGTGGCTCAATGCCCACCTAACCTGCTAGCCACATCCAGTTATGATGGAGAGGTCATTGTCTGGAACATGATCTCAGGTCACATCTTCTGTCACCTTAATGCCCCACCCCCTGAGGACTATGTTGACCAGTCATGTAAGTCATCTTGTATATATCTCCACgtcagttaacatcactgacTGCTCATTTGTCACACCATTATTAATACCTATGAATAAACTGAATAACTAAAACTAAAGTAGTGAAGGCATCCCCGCATAATTATTAAGGacttttaaaaagtttgaaaagtgCAAACAGTTGAAAATTGTGCCAAGATGCCTTTACATCTTCATTAATAGTGTTATTGAACCCATGTTTACTGAAGAGAGTATAACGTTGCATTACTGATATGATTGTCTATGTAATTGTTACTTGTTAGAAGTTCTTGAAAAAGTTGCTGTCTGACACGGTGGAAATGGAAGTTCATTTGCCGAACTGTTTTTTGTAGTGGATGGAGACATGGGCATTAACCAAGTGACATTCCTCAAGTCACGGAGCCACTGTAAAGACGCTGCATCTCTGGTCACCAGTGGACCTCGGGGTCACATCCACATGTGGAACGTCTTCCAGGGTGGCACCCTCATGGCTCAGTTTAAGGGGGTGAGTACATATTGACTTTGTCCACTCACTGCAAAGTTTGTCACaattatatggctgaaatatatgTGCCACTAAGTGGGCttaaagccataatcaatcattgcACAGTTTGAAGGGGCAAGAAAAGGttgctatacatatatatgtatatatacatatatatatatttgtttttgtggtaaGGTTTGCTGTCAgcatgttacatttatttgtgatatttgtgatCTGCCTTTAACACTTTATGTCACAGAAACAGTTTTGTAGATACAGAATGCTTTAGGGaatcaaataattttaatagtACTTTACAGTGTGAGTTCCGGTCTTTATATTACACTTTGTTGCCCtactttatatatgtacattcagtTATGAGCCTCACTCTCAGTCTGAAATCTTTTTTTGACCTTATTCTAACGTTTAATTCTCTCTTGTTCCAGTCTAAGATGACATCTGGCATGGTGACTTGTGTTCAGACCAATGCTGCTAACTCTGTCTTGTTTACCACAGACAGTTTTGGCTTTATTTATGCCTGGAGGATTGATAATTACTGCCTGGAGACAGCTGAAACTGACCCCCCAGAATGTGAGAGCTGACGGTTATTTTACTCAGTACTGAAACACTTGAGTTGTTAGGCCACACCATTTTAAATGGGCGGAATAAATCTTATGTCAGTGGTGGAGAAAGGGATAATAgtgaaaatgaattttgaaaatcGTCTCATTTTTGGGAAATCTGGACTCTCCCAACAGTTTTTCTAGTTgaagacatgtttacattattGGAAAGCCTTAATTTAATAACAGGAAAGTCATGATAACATTTtgattggacaaaataaaaaagtggattttcacttttattttcattccgtttttggattttttagtgtCAGCCCCCaagtaaaaaacacaaaatatcgGTGTCGCCTTAGTTCTATCCCAGCCTTGCACAAAGAATCTCTGTCCTCTGGGCCGTGATGTTCAAAACTGTCTAAAGACTTAATACCTGTGTTAAGGCCTTCAGTTTTGAACTTAGCCCCCTAACTATTGTGTAATGgtatgaatgaattaaatctcTAATATAATGGGGATTGGGACAGGTACATTGGCCGCTGAGTTTCAGTATAATATTGGCTGTAAATTCTGAATTAATACCGGTAtaagctaatacacttttgaaagaTCGCAGGTTTTCCTTgggctctactcggtttcctgctaccataatgttggccgctgtcttacaagtgaaatgttcttgagtatggtgtagaacaccaatcaaataaataaataaatgaatttttgaacaactgCCCTCTTTGGCCTTGGTGGTAATAAACACCTGTATGGCCATCTACACATGATCTTACAAAAAGTTTGTTGTACATCTGTGCTTGCCTTCCACAAATACGACATACACATTAAACTCTCTGTGAGATAGTTTGTCACCTAGATGCCTAaagctggtggtttactcccgaCACTATGCCTGCAAGGCTGACACCGTCATATAAAGGGAAATAtacttgtgtatgtttttaAACCTGAATCAACCAAATGTACACAATTAATGGCcagatttcagtgatgttaaatgaCATGATTGTTATTGTGTTACAGTGCTGACCCACTGGCGAGGTCACATCGAGAGCATCAGCTGTCTAGAGCTGGTAGAGGACACCAAGATGATTCTGACCTCCTCCAGTGACTGTACTGTTCGCATGTGGACACTCAATGGGGAATATGTTGGTGAGAACAATACATTATTGTAAAGAAACAAAGTTAATATCATATACTACAGATATACCAGTTGCTGTCACAAAGATTATCCCAGACTTGTGCCTATATGAATGAGTGAGACAGTGTGAATTGTATTGACCATTCTGATACGGTGTCAAATTGGACACACAATGCTATTGTCAGTACATTGTGTCATTCGTGAAGTTTGTATGCGGCTGTCATATGTAGTCCATTGTAACTAGTGTCTGTAGTCTAGCTTTGTACCTCTCATAGCCATGTTCTTTTCCCTTAACAGGAACATTTGGTCAGCCTGACACCTGGGACATTCATGACAACTCGAGTTACCAGCACCCCATGGTGCCCTATGATGTGCTGATTGACCCCCTCAGTCTGCCGGAACATCCACTCCTGGGGGAGAAACAGGATACTCATGAGATCATCCATGGTAGCACATCACCATCACCCTCAGGAGACAAGGTGGGTGCAGGACGCGAAACATGtcattcaagggagataacttttccCTGGTAACGCTACCCTGGTAGTTCatcttttcaactgcctctgtgactaatattttgaaacattctaagagaactgttgagtgcagagaaataatttgtagttttatgaagcttgggTCTTTAATGACAGACACTAATCATTTTAGCataatttttgttataattgTGTGCATGaattcca is a genomic window containing:
- the LOC135473737 gene encoding WD repeat-containing protein on Y chromosome-like, with translation MPSGPMSSLLSRRQLRPSSAAGNLQSHPCFHSSLYDNVVRPATSVVRGSERDESLTVRRPATQASGPKFHHPRTANSDSKVLTAVKKQRRLTVGPTDGIGEAEHIIRPGQQVTISTGQNLKGKIEEKINIDTLEELKAAFAQADVNKSGKLDLEEFKALLKSQLTLTPSRETQIDALFMKIDWSSENYITWDEFCTYMQLEYAEKEDSYLRAKEVSFHLPAKIEPLPHRDPILRITSTPDGTFIACSQDGQVSFWTSNLEQKRKLKPLMETTSRQKPKWITDFVIMTQYNKFIVSTGDRELQFFELSSLEPYCQIGGLETVPLKLDYCSTGHDECLLLYGDSQGCVNILVMTSVGECLRTWKKLPKHEGFIASVSLDAVASGPHVQFIRWSVHGDWIQQLKYYHEMRQVISCSNNANSALVIGCTTGSTHVEQQLKEVGNAAGGAERPRAKVNFAYATTKPRLDADQTVFKVYKGVKCFDFSKRRNILVTGGMDRIVRMWNPYVPLKPTGMLRGHNAPIFYLFIAEEDNRVFSISTDKCIKIWDIQDQSCLLTVRPKGHKIRGDLQAIHYSPVTKALAVSTDQIAVLSLRLRPILHADIAITHKEPVTCVRYNPSFRQVVTCSEGSVIKLWDFDTGSPIFEYGEAHDNDAITCMTFDNTGRRLITGGRDGCMRIWNYNNGHCLRVLKKADTNEEVCACSYVEMNRNRYVIAVGWDRRINIYSDSLDGNIHHVQHPLPKWADDLRNGHKEDILSVAQCPPNLLATSSYDGEVIVWNMISGHIFCHLNAPPPEDYVDQSLDGDMGINQVTFLKSRSHCKDAASLVTSGPRGHIHMWNVFQGGTLMAQFKGSKMTSGMVTCVQTNAANSVLFTTDSFGFIYAWRIDNYCLETAETDPPELLTHWRGHIESISCLELVEDTKMILTSSSDCTVRMWTLNGEYVGTFGQPDTWDIHDNSSYQHPMVPYDVLIDPLSLPEHPLLGEKQDTHEIIHGSTSPSPSGDKEKRTPTPTYLANRQQFFVDDKTIAEQLKAKPFSKGTGKRLRHEKTRPVKREGCGPSEYRMLPCYDLMETPQPTPPQLRINKDDPFTFCVD